The Vibrio gallaecicus genome contains a region encoding:
- a CDS encoding penicillin-binding protein activator, whose amino-acid sequence MAMMNHKRLSVPRLLTPIALAITLAACSSSPQAPVSVDITLDPSQSTQNYMMQADSSQGSLQNDWLIMALKAAIQSGSTDQATLLIKRLAKQQLSEIQQAEWQLSRAQLLFNNDQPEEAYKQLNFQAWWKLPSEQWKDYYSLRSDMLEVMSQYFSASRELVLLSDYVETAEQELIANRIWQNLSAYSQYEITELETNKNEEVLDGWLQLAIYMKTLNSNVPQLKNTLEHWLEENSNHPAALYTPIEISDILKLDISKPTSTALLLPLTGKFGKQAQLVRDGFIFAMMNDTEREQDATLTVLDTNTQSAEAIKAKLIEDNVDFIVGPLIKGNITKLQQAQTGKVDAIPALALNIPNEIVDGTNMCYLALSPEQEVAQAAKHLFTQGYKYPLILAPKGRLGERVKEAFEQEWQKYSSNEVAMSSFADKRQLQRNINQVFGLQESQQRIAQMDALLNLQIETEPRSRRDIDSVYIVAKNSELTLIKPFIEVAINPDAKQPALFSNSRSNSGDKQYEDLTGVIYSDIPLLIEEQSAVNSQLNELWPNNSHAKKRLQALGMDAYSLMEALPQMKVIDGYSISGETGVLTIDNQCIIQRQISWAEHGAI is encoded by the coding sequence ATGGCAATGATGAACCATAAGAGACTCAGTGTACCACGCTTATTAACTCCAATTGCATTAGCAATTACATTGGCAGCTTGTTCTTCTTCACCACAAGCCCCTGTAAGCGTAGATATTACTCTAGATCCATCTCAAAGCACTCAAAACTACATGATGCAAGCAGATAGTAGTCAAGGAAGCCTACAAAACGACTGGTTAATCATGGCGCTTAAAGCTGCAATTCAATCTGGTAGCACTGACCAAGCAACACTGCTTATCAAACGGTTAGCCAAGCAGCAGCTTTCTGAAATTCAACAAGCAGAATGGCAATTATCTAGAGCTCAGTTACTTTTTAATAACGACCAACCTGAAGAAGCTTATAAGCAGCTTAATTTTCAAGCGTGGTGGAAATTACCAAGTGAGCAATGGAAAGACTATTACAGTTTGCGCTCAGATATGCTTGAAGTCATGAGTCAATATTTCTCTGCAAGTCGAGAGCTAGTATTACTATCGGACTATGTAGAGACAGCTGAACAAGAACTGATCGCCAATCGAATTTGGCAGAACTTATCAGCCTATTCTCAGTATGAAATCACCGAATTAGAAACGAATAAAAATGAAGAAGTATTAGACGGTTGGCTGCAACTAGCCATTTATATGAAGACGCTCAACTCTAATGTTCCACAGCTAAAGAATACGCTTGAGCATTGGCTTGAAGAAAATTCAAATCACCCAGCTGCTTTATATACTCCCATTGAAATCTCTGACATCTTAAAATTAGATATAAGTAAGCCAACAAGCACAGCCCTACTTCTTCCATTAACAGGAAAGTTTGGTAAACAAGCTCAACTTGTAAGAGATGGTTTTATCTTCGCAATGATGAATGATACAGAAAGAGAGCAAGATGCTACATTGACTGTGCTAGATACAAACACTCAAAGTGCTGAAGCCATTAAAGCTAAGCTCATTGAAGATAATGTTGATTTTATTGTCGGTCCTCTAATTAAAGGCAATATCACTAAACTTCAGCAAGCTCAAACAGGCAAGGTAGATGCAATTCCAGCTTTAGCGCTTAACATTCCAAACGAAATCGTCGATGGAACGAACATGTGCTACCTCGCTTTGTCACCAGAGCAAGAAGTAGCACAAGCTGCTAAACATTTATTCACTCAAGGCTACAAATACCCCCTAATCTTAGCGCCAAAAGGTCGTCTTGGTGAGCGAGTAAAAGAAGCGTTTGAGCAAGAGTGGCAGAAATACAGCAGCAATGAAGTGGCGATGAGCTCTTTTGCTGATAAGCGTCAATTACAACGTAATATCAATCAAGTGTTTGGTCTACAAGAAAGCCAGCAACGTATAGCGCAAATGGATGCCCTGCTTAACCTTCAAATTGAAACTGAGCCAAGAAGCCGACGTGATATTGATTCAGTATACATTGTGGCTAAAAATTCAGAGCTCACTTTAATCAAACCATTTATTGAAGTCGCTATTAACCCAGATGCAAAACAGCCTGCGCTATTTTCCAACTCACGTAGTAATAGCGGTGATAAACAATATGAAGATTTAACCGGTGTTATTTACAGTGATATTCCATTGCTCATTGAAGAACAAAGTGCTGTAAATAGCCAATTAAACGAATTATGGCCAAATAACTCTCATGCAAAAAAACGCTTACAAGCTTTAGGAATGGATGCTTATTCATTAATGGAAGCACTTCCACAAATGAAAGTGATCGATGGCTATAGTATTTCCGGTGAAACCGGCGTTCTCACTATTGATAACCAGTGCATTATCCAAAGACAAATCAGCTGGGCGGAGCATGGGGCTATTTAG
- the rsmI gene encoding 16S rRNA (cytidine(1402)-2'-O)-methyltransferase: MTDNKTLLEESPTLYIVPTPIGNLGDITQRAIEILSSVDVIAAEDTRHTGKLLAHFNISTRTFALHDHNEQTKAQVLVERLLEGQSIALVSDAGTPLISDPGYHLVSQCRQAGVRVVPLPGACAVITALSASGLPSDRFSFEGFLPAKSKGRKDKFLEIAKAERTCIFYESPHRITESLQDMLEILGPDREVVLARELTKTFETIQGLPLGELIDWIEEDSNRKRGEMVLLIHGHREEATTDIPDEATRTLGILTKELPLKKAAAMTAEIYNLKKNALYKWGLENLD, encoded by the coding sequence ATGACAGATAACAAAACCTTGCTCGAAGAGAGCCCGACTCTCTATATTGTGCCTACCCCAATTGGAAATTTGGGAGATATCACTCAAAGAGCAATTGAAATCTTATCAAGTGTTGATGTTATTGCTGCTGAAGACACTCGTCATACAGGCAAACTACTAGCACACTTCAATATCTCAACTAGAACGTTTGCATTACATGATCACAATGAGCAAACCAAAGCGCAAGTATTAGTTGAAAGGTTATTAGAGGGGCAGTCTATCGCATTAGTCTCTGATGCTGGAACCCCTTTAATTAGTGACCCAGGTTACCATCTTGTATCTCAATGTCGTCAAGCGGGTGTTAGAGTTGTCCCGTTACCTGGTGCTTGTGCTGTTATTACTGCGTTAAGTGCTTCGGGCTTGCCGTCTGATCGCTTTAGCTTTGAAGGTTTTTTACCTGCAAAAAGCAAAGGTCGTAAAGACAAGTTCTTAGAGATAGCTAAAGCTGAACGCACTTGTATTTTTTATGAGTCACCACATCGCATTACCGAATCACTGCAAGATATGCTCGAGATCTTAGGTCCTGATCGTGAGGTAGTATTGGCGCGTGAGCTAACCAAGACATTTGAAACTATTCAAGGCTTGCCGTTAGGAGAGCTTATTGACTGGATTGAAGAAGACTCGAATCGTAAGCGTGGTGAAATGGTGTTGTTGATTCATGGGCACCGTGAAGAAGCAACAACCGACATTCCTGATGAGGCGACTCGAACTCTTGGTATTTTAACGAAAGAACTTCCACTTAAAAAAGCGGCAGCAATGACGGCTGAAATTTATAATTTGAAGAAGAATGCACTCTATAAATGGGGACTTGAGAACTTAGATTAG
- the rsmH gene encoding 16S rRNA (cytosine(1402)-N(4))-methyltransferase RsmH, translating into MTQAFKHVSVLLNESIDGLAIKPDGTYIDGTFGRGGHSRTILSKLGENGRLFSIDRDPQAIAEAKTIDDPRFTIVHGPFSGIAEYAERYDLVGKVDGVLFDLGVSSPQLDDAERGFSFMKDGPLDMRMDPTSGIPVSQWLADADLDDITWVIREFGEDKHARRIAKGIIAYQENEENEPLTRTGQLAKLISDVAPKNFKEKKHPATRAFQAFRIYINSELEEIDTALKGAASILAPEGRLSVISFHSLEDRMVKRFIRKESQGPQVPHGLPLTEAQISELGSADLKPIGKAIKPSKNEVDDNTRSRSSVLRIAEKL; encoded by the coding sequence ATGACACAAGCATTCAAACATGTATCAGTATTGCTTAACGAATCCATTGACGGACTTGCGATCAAACCTGACGGTACCTATATCGATGGTACATTTGGCCGCGGTGGTCATAGTCGTACGATTTTGTCTAAGCTAGGTGAAAATGGTCGTTTATTCAGTATTGACCGTGATCCTCAGGCAATTGCTGAAGCAAAAACTATCGATGACCCTCGTTTTACGATTGTTCATGGTCCGTTTTCGGGCATTGCTGAATACGCAGAACGTTATGACCTAGTAGGTAAGGTTGATGGCGTACTGTTTGATTTAGGTGTTTCATCTCCGCAGTTAGATGATGCTGAGCGAGGTTTCAGTTTCATGAAAGATGGTCCGTTAGATATGCGTATGGACCCGACTTCAGGTATTCCCGTATCTCAATGGTTAGCTGATGCAGATTTAGATGATATTACTTGGGTGATTCGTGAGTTTGGTGAAGATAAGCATGCTCGCCGCATTGCGAAAGGCATTATTGCTTATCAAGAAAACGAAGAAAACGAACCTTTAACGCGTACTGGTCAGTTAGCAAAGCTTATTTCTGATGTTGCGCCTAAAAACTTTAAAGAGAAAAAACACCCAGCTACCCGTGCTTTCCAAGCTTTCCGAATTTACATCAATAGTGAATTAGAAGAGATTGATACGGCATTAAAAGGTGCGGCTAGCATTCTTGCACCGGAAGGTCGTTTATCTGTGATCAGCTTCCACTCATTGGAAGATCGTATGGTGAAGCGTTTTATTCGTAAAGAAAGCCAAGGACCACAAGTACCTCATGGCTTACCGCTTACAGAAGCTCAGATTAGTGAGCTTGGAAGTGCGGATTTAAAACCAATCGGTAAAGCAATTAAACCATCTAAAAATGAAGTTGATGATAATACTCGCTCACGCAGTTCAGTATTACGCATTGCTGAGAAATTGTAA
- the ftsL gene encoding cell division protein FtsL, with translation MSASKPNLAKIIFFDLLTVGRVPLLLLICIFVSAMAVVLSTHMSRQAITQKDMALVEREQLDDEWRNLMLEETALAEHSRVQSLAKTELEMKRPDSDKEVVISLK, from the coding sequence ATGAGTGCTTCAAAGCCAAATTTAGCAAAGATAATTTTTTTTGATTTACTGACGGTGGGACGAGTTCCATTACTGTTGTTGATCTGTATTTTTGTTAGTGCCATGGCAGTTGTGCTCAGTACTCATATGTCGCGCCAAGCCATTACTCAGAAAGATATGGCTCTTGTTGAAAGAGAACAACTGGATGATGAATGGCGCAACTTAATGCTTGAAGAAACTGCTCTTGCTGAACACAGCCGAGTTCAATCGTTAGCAAAAACAGAATTAGAGATGAAACGCCCTGATTCTGATAAAGAAGTCGTGATTTCATTGAAATGA
- a CDS encoding penicillin-binding transpeptidase domain-containing protein, giving the protein MIAKKDKTPKSGRSEKEVKAAPILIKWRFNVVIFFIFIVFSALVARVAYIQIIEPDNLIRQGDLRSVRVKALPSARGIISDRNGEPLAVSVPVEAVWADPKTIFKEDGLLEKDRWYALADVLGIDRQSMINKITKNKSRRFIYLQRQVSPAMAKYIRELKLAGVGLKAESRRYYPAGEVSAHLIGVTGIDGHGLEGVERSYDQWLTGEAGKRTIRKDRYGRVVENIALEEREQGKPLTLTIDQRLQAIAYRAIKQAVADHRATSGSAILLDVKTGAVLSIVNAPSYNPNNRSDLQSFKMRNRVLTDSMEPGSTVKPFVVLAALENETATPETVINTGNGIMQIGGSRVRDTSKVGKADLATILKKSSNIGVAKLALDMPLEALLGMYSSVGLGEMSGLNLVGETSGIFPNRRRWSKFEIATLSFGYAISVTPIQLAHAYATLANKGMYEPIHIINSNQQDFSKQVVSPENAQLVLEMLEGVTQKGGTATRAAVPGYRVAAKTGTSRKAAAGGYSDEYIAITAGVAPVSDPRVALVVIVNEPQGDLYYGGSVAAPVFSEIMKGALQILNVAPDENQFQN; this is encoded by the coding sequence ATGATAGCTAAAAAGGATAAAACGCCGAAAAGTGGGCGTTCTGAAAAGGAAGTAAAAGCGGCTCCAATTTTAATTAAATGGCGTTTTAACGTCGTTATTTTCTTCATATTTATTGTCTTTTCTGCGCTTGTTGCACGTGTCGCTTACATTCAAATTATTGAACCTGATAACCTCATCCGCCAAGGTGATTTACGTTCTGTTCGAGTCAAAGCATTACCTTCTGCCCGTGGTATTATTTCAGATCGAAATGGTGAACCGCTTGCGGTTAGTGTTCCTGTCGAAGCCGTTTGGGCTGATCCTAAAACGATCTTTAAAGAAGATGGCTTGCTAGAGAAAGATCGCTGGTATGCACTCGCTGATGTTTTGGGTATCGACCGCCAATCGATGATCAATAAAATCACTAAGAATAAGTCACGCCGTTTTATTTACCTTCAGCGCCAAGTTAGTCCTGCGATGGCAAAATACATTCGTGAGTTGAAACTGGCTGGCGTCGGTCTAAAAGCTGAATCTCGTCGTTATTACCCAGCAGGTGAAGTTAGTGCACATTTAATCGGTGTAACTGGTATTGATGGACATGGTTTAGAAGGCGTTGAGCGCAGTTATGACCAATGGCTTACTGGTGAAGCGGGTAAGCGTACGATACGTAAAGATCGTTATGGTCGTGTAGTTGAAAATATTGCTTTAGAAGAGCGTGAGCAGGGTAAGCCACTTACGCTAACTATTGATCAAAGGTTACAAGCTATTGCGTACCGCGCAATAAAACAGGCGGTCGCTGATCATCGAGCTACTTCGGGCTCTGCCATTTTACTCGATGTTAAAACCGGTGCCGTACTCTCAATTGTCAATGCACCGTCCTATAACCCAAATAATCGTTCGGACTTACAAAGCTTTAAAATGCGTAACCGTGTACTGACTGATTCAATGGAGCCAGGTTCAACAGTAAAGCCGTTTGTGGTATTAGCGGCTCTAGAAAATGAAACTGCCACCCCTGAGACTGTGATTAATACGGGCAACGGAATTATGCAGATTGGGGGTAGCCGAGTCCGCGATACATCAAAGGTTGGTAAGGCTGACCTCGCCACAATATTAAAGAAATCGAGTAACATCGGTGTCGCAAAGCTAGCTTTGGATATGCCTCTTGAAGCCCTACTTGGTATGTACAGTTCTGTTGGTTTAGGTGAAATGTCTGGGCTTAACTTAGTTGGTGAAACTTCTGGTATTTTCCCTAACCGTCGCCGATGGTCAAAATTTGAAATTGCGACCTTATCTTTTGGTTATGCTATTTCAGTTACCCCTATTCAGTTAGCTCACGCGTACGCGACTCTTGCAAATAAAGGCATGTATGAGCCCATTCATATCATAAACAGTAACCAACAAGACTTTTCTAAACAGGTAGTCTCGCCAGAAAATGCTCAACTTGTTTTAGAAATGCTGGAAGGCGTGACTCAAAAAGGCGGTACAGCGACACGAGCTGCAGTGCCGGGTTACCGAGTTGCGGCTAAAACTGGTACATCTCGAAAAGCAGCGGCAGGTGGATACAGTGATGAATACATTGCAATTACCGCAGGTGTCGCACCTGTGAGTGACCCGCGAGTTGCACTTGTTGTTATTGTGAATGAGCCACAAGGTGACTTGTATTACGGTGGTTCGGTTGCGGCTCCGGTATTCTCAGAAATTATGAAAGGTGCGTTACAAATTTTAAATGTGGCACCAGATGAAAATCAATTCCAAAATTAG